A genomic segment from Fusobacterium sp. DD2 encodes:
- a CDS encoding TRAP transporter small permease yields the protein MKNIQRTLQKTENFIMVISFSIMVLACFIQVVNRNIFKIPVSGFEEAAKYSMIYMVLLGTELGLRDGTQIAVTGAVDKLKGKTRKIVVIISKLLVIGFSSAIFYQSILLVQQQIRSGQKSPGLQIPMTIPYFALVLSFGIITIVQLINLILICKSSNSNKEEVKE from the coding sequence ATGAAAAACATACAAAGAACTCTGCAAAAGACAGAAAATTTTATTATGGTTATTTCGTTTTCAATAATGGTATTAGCTTGTTTTATACAAGTTGTAAATAGAAATATATTTAAAATACCAGTTTCTGGATTTGAAGAGGCAGCTAAATATTCAATGATTTATATGGTTTTACTAGGAACTGAACTTGGGTTAAGAGATGGAACACAAATTGCAGTAACTGGTGCTGTGGATAAATTAAAAGGAAAAACTAGAAAAATTGTAGTAATTATTTCAAAATTATTAGTAATTGGTTTTTCTTCGGCGATTTTTTATCAGTCAATACTATTAGTTCAGCAACAAATACGTTCTGGACAGAAATCACCAGGGTTACAAATACCTATGACTATACCTTATTTTGCACTTGTGCTAAGTTTTGGAATTATAACAATAGTTCAATTGATAAATTTGATTTTAATATGTAAGAGTAGTAATTCAAATAAAGAAGAGGTGAAAGAGTAA